From Carassius auratus strain Wakin chromosome 10, ASM336829v1, whole genome shotgun sequence, a single genomic window includes:
- the LOC113109470 gene encoding poly [ADP-ribose] polymerase 15-like — MQIHHLTLNVSSGDITKENTDAIVNSSNKEFTLKSGVSKAILDGAGLQVEQELLEKAGKANDQQREIVTSSGNLPCEEIIHIVGSRSPADIQLKVLSVLMLCENRKLTSVAFPALGTGQGGLNPADVADAMISAVVEFASKKTDHVKNVEFLIFQSSMLADFHQSMLKITKSKKRLSSRIKAIARFSKKELKMLKKMKKELKVNVIIEKKEQDSFITVKGLTSFVYTAESRIPDIIRKVEKIENRKRVAILNSSTVEWQ, encoded by the exons atgcaaatacaTCATCTGACTCTGAATGTTTCATCGGGGGACATAACCAAAGAAAACACAGATGCAATTGTCAACTCCTCAAATAAGGAATTTACTTTAAAATCAG GGGTATCCAAGGCAATTTTAGATGGTGCTGGATTACAAGTAGAACAGGAATTATTAGAAAAGG CTGGAAAAGCAAATGATCAGCAAAGAGAGATTGTGACCTCTTCTGGCAATCTCCCATGTGAAGAAATCATACACATTGTTGGAAGTAGAAGTCCAGCTGATATTCAGCTAAAAGTTTTGTCCGTTCTGATGCTATGTGAGAATCGGAAATTGACCTCTGTTGCCTTCCCTGCTCTAGGCAcag GTCAAGGTGGTCTTAATCCAGCTGATGTTGCAGATGCAATGATCAGCGCAGTTGTTGAATTTGCAAGCAAAAAAACTGATCATGTCAAAAATGTGGAGTTCCTTATATTCCAATCAAGTATGTTGGCTGACTTTCATCAAAGCATGCTAAAAATCACCAAGTCAAAGAAAAGATTGAGCAGCAGAATTAAAG CCATTGCTCGTTTCAGcaaaaaggaattaaaaatgctaaagaaaatgaaaaaggagCTCAAAGTAAATGTCATAATTGAGAAGAAAGAACAAGACTCCTTCATCACTGTAAAGGGCCTGACATCATTTGTTTACACTGCAGAAAGTCGCATTCCGGACATTATCCGCAAAGTGGAAAAGATTGAAAACCGAAAAAGGGTGGCAATATTGAACAGCAGCACAGTTGAGTGGCAATAA
- the LOC113109754 gene encoding golgin subfamily A member 7, with protein sequence MAETHSLQDLRQAAVTSKVFVQRDYTSGTICKFQTKFPAELESRMDKQQFEETIQTLNNLYAEAEKLGGRSYLEGCLACLTAYTIFLCMETHYEKVLKKIAKYIQEQNEKIYAPLGLLLTDPIERGLRVVEITIFEDRSIGSR encoded by the exons ATGGCGGAG ACGCACAGCTTGCAGGACCTGCGGCAAGCAGCCGTCACCTCCAAGGTTTTCGTTCAGAGAGACTACACCTCTGGAACCATCTGCAAGTTCCAGACCAAGTTCCCAGCAGAGCTGGAGAGCAGG ATGGACAAGCAGCAGTTTGAGGAGACCATACAGACCCTGAATAATCTCTATGCAGAGGCGGAGAAGTTGGGCGGCAGGTCATATCTGGAGGGCTGTCTGGCCTGTCTCACTGCGTACACAATCTTCCTCTGCATGGAGACCCACTACGAGAAA gTGCTGAAAAAGATCGCCAAGTACATCCAGGAGCAGAATGAGAAGATCTATGCTCCTCTCGGGCTTCTCCTGACTGACCCCATAGAGAGGGGCCTCAGGGTC GTGGAGATCACTATTTTCGAGGATAGAAGTATTGGTTCAAGATAA